The segment TGTCAGGTAAACGTTACAGAACTTTTATAAGACTCTTACCGGAAGTCGATGCAGTAGCCACTAACCTAATTTCgattaaacatgttcaaaactcaaatttttgcAGGATGCGATGACAAAAAACCTTAAATATGTCAAACTACACGTATTTTTATTCTCGGACCACATCATCTTCGCAGGACCATCCACTGGGAACAAAAATTAATCGTCGGAAAATCAATGATCTCTGGATCAATCATCAGTAATCACTCGAATCCTTTAAAATAACGAGTCCACAAACTGCTACAGATTACTCTCAGGATTCGCGAGGCATTGACGCGGTGATTAGGACAGCACATTAGCACGATGATCATTCACGTCTAgggaaaaatatttcttttacgATCCACCAGACAACGGTAAATAATGTTGAACAACAGCAGTGATTTCAGTGATGTTCCGGCTGAAGTGGGCGGATACCGGGCGGTGCACGGCTACATTTCCGGGGGAGTATGTGTCGTAGGtgtcattttaaacatggtGAATTTCATTGTTTGGTCCAGACAAGCGTTAAAGACGAGCACTAATCTCCTCCTCGCAACACTCGCTGTGGCGGATGGACTGTCCTTACTTTTCTATCTCGTGTACGTAACGTATTTCTTCATTGCAACAGGTCCTAGTGAACTCATCTACCATTCCGAATCAGGCATGTACACGGTTGTCGTCTGCTTCCATGAATTTATTGcatttcatacattttcaaactGGCTGATTATATCCCTTGCCATATTTCGCTACCTTGGGGTATGTCATAATAGTATTTCCAAACAATACTGCACGAGACGGCGGGCCTGGGTGGCAGTTGTGGCAGTGTTCACAGTCACCGCGGTAGTTACAGTACCGTTCTACATGTACTATGAGGTGTACCAATTCACGGACCCTACCCACGGTCACAATTACTGGATCCGCAAGACATTCTTTGTTCGGACGCATATCACCTACCAAACGGTTCTATTGTGGCTGTACGGAGTGATTTTCAAGGTGCTGCCGAGCGTGGCCATGATTGTGCTGTGTATAATTATGATTCATAAACTTCGACAAGCCACAGAACGAAATAATACCTTAAACAGAGAAGTGTATCATTCCCACATCGCGTCTCAGCGTTACAGAAGGTCCACTCTAATGCTCATTATGATTGTTACCATCTACTTTCTGACCGAGTTACCCGTGGGCATCATGGCCTTCTTGTCCGGTCTGAAGGGAGGGGAGAGTCACTTCTTCTACTTTCTACTGTACTCCTACGTGGGGGACATGATAGACCTCATCGCTCTCCTCAACAGCTGCTTGAATTTTTTCGTTTATATTGCTATGTGCAGTAAATTCAGAACTACGTTGATTAAATGTGTGAAAACATATTTCGGAATGTCTCTTTGCCATGGAAAGGACCTGCTTACACATCAGCTGTCTAAGATTGAGGGACCCAAGTTGTTCGTGTATAAACGCTATTGTTATACCTGTCAACAAGAGAGAGGTGTTCCGAAGTTATTAATCTCCCGGTATCATTCTTACTCCATGCCGTGATTACTGAATTTATCGGACGATTTTAATGTATTGTTTATCTTTATAATAATGACGACACCGATATATAACGTTTGAATGAGATCGAAATGTTCCCATTTTAAATTTCCTCAAGCATTGATTTGACGTATGTTCATCATTGTCACGTGATTTCAATATCAACTACAACATACAAAACCAcctttatcattattatatggAGGCAAATTTTATGACTGACCAGTTCTATATtataaagacaataaatagatgtacatgatttatttttagatatatgAAATCATGTGGTTGATGAGGATAATAGTGTGACCACtcatataaaaaaatcaattcaaaaccAGCTAACCGATTTCATTATTTAGTTAATCTAAAAATTACTACTACAAATAACCATACTTTATCGATATTAAATTGTACTTGAAATAAGTTATCAAAGCAACCCCAATTATCCCTAATTTAAAAATCTGCGAAAAGCAAATACACTTCTCTCATTCCAGCAATTATTATCAATAAACACTATTGATTAACGGTGTCAGAagatgattttttcaaaaaatgatcCCAGATAAACGAGTCCTTGATTCTGGATGTATTTAATCAGCTTCGGAGACTACAAATGATCGTACTGTCGGCTGCAGGCTGTTCGCCCCTGCTTTGGAAGGTCAGCTTGGATTTGCAGTGGTATGGAATTCCTAATCTATGAAAAAATCCACTTTAATCAGCCCTTTTGTTCCAGGAAACTGTGAGGAAACAATTCACTTCTCGTGTCATTTTATCTAAGAACGTGCTTGATTAAAGTGCTCAATATCATAGTTATATAGTTCATAAACGTTCACTACCCT is part of the Ostrea edulis chromosome 2, xbOstEdul1.1, whole genome shotgun sequence genome and harbors:
- the LOC125681494 gene encoding G-protein coupled receptor dmsr-1-like, giving the protein MLNNSSDFSDVPAEVGGYRAVHGYISGGVCVVGVILNMVNFIVWSRQALKTSTNLLLATLAVADGLSLLFYLVYVTYFFIATGPSELIYHSESGMYTVVVCFHEFIAFHTFSNWLIISLAIFRYLGVCHNSISKQYCTRRRAWVAVVAVFTVTAVVTVPFYMYYEVYQFTDPTHGHNYWIRKTFFVRTHITYQTVLLWLYGVIFKVLPSVAMIVLCIIMIHKLRQATERNNTLNREVYHSHIASQRYRRSTLMLIMIVTIYFLTELPVGIMAFLSGLKGGESHFFYFLLYSYVGDMIDLIALLNSCLNFFVYIAMCSKFRTTLIKCVKTYFGMSLCHGKDLLTHQLSKIEGPKLFVYKRYCYTCQQERGVPKLLISRYHSYSMP